In Fundidesulfovibrio magnetotacticus, a single window of DNA contains:
- a CDS encoding HEAT repeat domain-containing protein, with protein sequence MTSTQRHGVLGGVAFVLNTTGRGVAKGLEAATGLFGSFGSVFDGAAGMVKGFSLPKISLPGSAAAAVRKRIKECEAVIQERYLEIGRQSASGDTDDAQRKDAILKLIEDVREFEREISRLRGGLAEMDRREAAQPAPCKRPARKAMSQAQAQKELALAIRMALDGGSFADSSAKAMFKKVAEDLLDEEPEVRILAASELGKMGGPGSVGVLVAAARLGDPDLTMEALNALSGVDDPAALDVFKDSTTHPKFGVRLISLRGVYKMAPEDEAAPVLIGSLSDEHPEVRRTVAAYLGWKDFPGAVTALLQCLRDEDANVRKSVVGALAALRDETAVPGLIQTLADESLEIREKALEAIRGITGKSVQFDLSATGAEQDRAIASLLEKWAGQSIASEEAAPPAPPVAEAAPASPEAASEPVQEVPAADPIQAETVSEAVAPAQEARPEPVAQQEFGLPEPVEWDGAAPGGAVSVDPDTIKDLNKADLMALCEKLGIECDPKLNKAEIRKLLLGNAG encoded by the coding sequence ATGACCTCGACGCAAAGACATGGTGTCCTCGGTGGCGTCGCTTTTGTCTTGAACACCACCGGCAGGGGCGTCGCCAAAGGGCTTGAGGCCGCGACGGGCCTCTTCGGGTCTTTCGGCAGCGTGTTCGATGGCGCGGCCGGCATGGTGAAGGGTTTCAGCCTGCCCAAGATCTCGCTGCCCGGCTCTGCGGCCGCCGCAGTTCGCAAGCGCATCAAGGAGTGCGAGGCCGTCATCCAGGAGCGCTACCTGGAAATCGGCAGGCAGAGCGCCAGCGGCGACACCGACGACGCCCAGCGCAAGGACGCCATCCTCAAGCTGATCGAGGACGTGCGCGAATTCGAGCGCGAAATCAGCCGTCTGCGCGGCGGCCTGGCCGAAATGGACAGGCGCGAGGCCGCCCAGCCCGCCCCCTGCAAGCGCCCTGCCCGCAAGGCGATGAGCCAGGCCCAGGCCCAGAAGGAACTGGCCCTGGCCATCCGCATGGCCCTGGACGGCGGGTCCTTCGCGGACAGCTCCGCCAAGGCGATGTTCAAGAAGGTGGCCGAAGATCTGCTGGACGAAGAGCCCGAGGTGCGCATCCTGGCCGCATCGGAACTCGGCAAGATGGGCGGCCCCGGCAGCGTGGGCGTGCTGGTCGCCGCGGCGCGCCTGGGCGACCCCGACCTCACCATGGAGGCCCTGAACGCCCTGAGCGGCGTGGACGATCCTGCCGCCCTGGACGTGTTCAAGGATTCCACCACGCACCCCAAATTCGGCGTGCGCCTGATCAGCCTGCGCGGGGTTTACAAGATGGCCCCCGAGGACGAAGCGGCCCCGGTGCTCATCGGATCGCTCTCCGACGAACACCCCGAGGTGCGCCGCACCGTGGCCGCCTACCTGGGCTGGAAGGACTTCCCCGGCGCGGTGACCGCCCTGCTCCAGTGCCTGCGCGACGAAGACGCCAACGTGCGCAAGAGCGTGGTGGGGGCCTTGGCCGCCCTGCGCGACGAGACCGCCGTGCCCGGCCTCATCCAGACCCTGGCCGACGAGAGCCTGGAGATTCGCGAAAAGGCTCTGGAAGCCATCCGGGGAATCACCGGCAAGTCCGTGCAGTTCGACCTCTCCGCCACCGGCGCGGAGCAGGACCGCGCCATCGCCTCCTTGCTGGAGAAATGGGCCGGCCAGTCCATCGCGTCCGAAGAAGCCGCCCCCCCCGCCCCGCCCGTGGCGGAAGCGGCCCCCGCTAGTCCTGAGGCGGCGTCCGAACCCGTCCAGGAGGTCCCGGCGGCCGATCCCATCCAGGCCGAAACCGTCTCCGAAGCCGTCGCCCCTGCTCAGGAAGCCCGCCCCGAACCCGTCGCCCAGCAGGAATTCGGCCTCCCCGAGCCCGTCGAATGGGACGGCGCGGCCCCGGGCGGCGCAGTTTCCGTCGATCCGGACACCATCAAGGACCTCAACAAGGCCGACCTCATGGCCCTGTGCGAGAAGCTGGGCATCGAGTGCGATCCCAAGCTGAACAAGGCCGAAATCCGGAAGCTGCTCCTCGGGAACGCGGGATGA
- the mamK gene encoding MamK family actin-like protein, with protein sequence MSNLKVLNVGIDLGTSRSVIACDNGVRTFVPSYVGYPKDMVSRKLIGKDVVFGLDALKNRLALDVRRPFEKGMIKYSNMQDVNAAEFETYKKVAHDLLSHLIDLVKAEENGPVSVRAVLGAPALASTQNKKLLVEIARDIVDDVLIASEPFAVAYGLGILSNALIVDIGAGTIDLCRMQGSIPTEDDQITLTRAGDHIDEVFMREIKLRHPEVDITLNMVKQIKENNSTISDKGECVVAMLPIKGKPTPVDVTEELLIACRSIVPDVVEAIRVLIASFDPEFQSLMKENVILAGGGSQIGGLAREIEKFMQENLGYGKVIKAEEPLFAGANGGLMLCKDMPNEFWDELKNK encoded by the coding sequence ATGAGCAACCTGAAAGTTTTGAACGTCGGAATCGACCTGGGGACGTCGCGCAGCGTGATCGCCTGCGACAACGGCGTCAGGACGTTCGTGCCGAGTTACGTGGGCTACCCCAAGGACATGGTTTCGCGCAAGCTCATCGGCAAGGACGTGGTGTTCGGCCTGGACGCGCTGAAAAACCGGCTGGCCCTGGACGTGCGCAGACCCTTCGAAAAGGGCATGATCAAATATTCCAACATGCAGGACGTGAACGCCGCCGAGTTCGAGACCTACAAGAAAGTGGCGCACGACCTGCTGAGCCACCTCATCGACCTCGTGAAGGCCGAGGAGAACGGCCCCGTGTCCGTGCGGGCGGTGCTCGGCGCGCCCGCGCTGGCAAGCACGCAGAACAAGAAGCTCCTCGTGGAGATCGCGCGCGACATCGTCGACGACGTGCTCATCGCCTCCGAGCCCTTCGCCGTGGCCTACGGCCTGGGCATCCTGAGCAACGCCCTCATCGTGGACATCGGAGCGGGCACCATCGACCTGTGCCGCATGCAGGGCTCCATCCCCACCGAGGACGACCAGATCACCCTCACCCGCGCGGGCGACCACATCGACGAAGTGTTCATGCGCGAGATCAAGCTGCGCCATCCCGAGGTGGACATCACCCTCAACATGGTCAAGCAGATCAAGGAAAACAACTCCACCATCTCCGACAAGGGCGAGTGCGTGGTGGCCATGCTGCCCATCAAAGGCAAGCCGACCCCCGTGGACGTGACCGAAGAACTCCTGATCGCCTGCCGCTCCATCGTTCCCGACGTTGTCGAGGCCATCCGTGTGCTCATCGCCTCCTTCGATCCCGAATTCCAGAGCCTGATGAAGGAGAACGTCATCCTTGCGGGCGGCGGCAGCCAGATCGGCGGCCTGGCTCGCGAAATCGAGAAGTTCATGCAGGAAAACCTGGGCTACGGGAAGGTCATCAAGGCCGAGGAGCCACTGTTCGCCGGCGCTAACGGCGGTCTCATGCTCTGCAAGGACATGCCCAACGAATTCTGGGACGAGCTCAAGAACAAGTAG
- a CDS encoding metal-dependent transcriptional regulator, producing the protein MHAQDECLEKLWIMCEKGEDDLDTFVRMMGSDYIEGMLSDLQAAGLASITQSGRRISLTKSGSERAKHIIRAHRIGERLLYDVFGGNFEDGACEFEHTHSTELVDGLCTLLGHPTKCPHGNPIPPGNCCNNFTTAVRHAVAPLKAIAIGEMAKVAYIDCRDNRCLFKLNGFQIRPGVEITLRQLAPCVVVECEGSSVALDDTIADSIRVWTSNGNGHVAETEHAPPKRKRSLLRRIGSRLAGR; encoded by the coding sequence ATGCACGCCCAGGATGAATGCCTTGAAAAGCTTTGGATAATGTGCGAAAAAGGTGAAGACGACCTTGACACGTTCGTGCGTATGATGGGTTCCGATTACATTGAGGGCATGCTGTCAGATTTGCAAGCGGCGGGTTTGGCATCAATCACCCAAAGCGGTCGACGCATCTCCCTGACCAAAAGCGGGTCGGAACGGGCAAAACACATCATCCGCGCGCACCGGATCGGAGAACGGCTTCTCTACGATGTTTTTGGAGGCAACTTCGAGGACGGCGCATGCGAATTCGAACACACCCACTCGACAGAGCTTGTGGATGGGCTTTGCACGCTGCTTGGGCATCCCACCAAGTGCCCGCACGGCAATCCCATTCCACCGGGCAACTGCTGCAACAACTTCACCACGGCAGTACGTCATGCCGTCGCGCCGTTGAAGGCGATTGCGATCGGTGAAATGGCCAAGGTCGCCTACATCGACTGCCGCGATAACCGCTGCCTCTTCAAACTCAACGGTTTCCAGATCCGCCCCGGGGTGGAAATCACCTTGAGGCAGCTTGCACCTTGCGTCGTCGTGGAGTGCGAGGGTTCGAGCGTGGCGCTTGACGACACCATCGCGGATTCCATCCGCGTATGGACGAGCAACGGCAACGGGCATGTGGCCGAAACAGAGCACGCCCCGCCCAAGCGGAAACGCAGCCTGCTGCGCAGGATCGGGTCCCGGTTGGCGGGCCGCTAG